The sequence CGCTGACCTGATCGACGAGCAGTTGCGACACGGCTTACTTGCTGGCCGCGAGCTTGAGGTAGCTGGGCGACACGTAGGGGCCGTAGTCGCTCTGCACTTGATCCACCTTGCCCTGGTCCTTGAGGAACACGGCGGTGTCGGCCACGGCGCGCACCGTCGGCTTGCCCAGCAGTGCGGCCTGCTCCTTGGCGAGCGGGAAAATGTTGCCTTCGAGCAGGCCAGCGATCTCCTCGGGCTTGGCGCCCGTGATGCGCGCCGTCTTCTCGATGTTGGCGGTGTTGCCGACCCAGCCCTTCGGGTTGGCGCGATAGGCCGCATAGGCGTCCAGCGTGACCTTGGCGAACTGCTCCACGAACTGCGGGTTCTTCTCGGCGAAATCCTTGCGCACGATCCACGCATCAAAGGTCGGCGCGCCCCACTTGCCGACCTCGGCGGAAGTGGTCAAGAGCTTGCCGCTCTCCTTGGCCTTGCCCAGCGCCGGATCCCAGACATAGGCGGCATCGATGTCGCCCCGCTGCCAGGCCGCAATGATCTCGGGCGGACGCAGATTGACGATCTGCACCTTGGCCGGGTCGATCTTCCAGTGCTTGAGCGCCGCCAGGAGGCTGTAGTGCGTGGTCGAGACGAAAGGCACGGCCACCTTTTTGCCGACCAGGTCCGCCGGCTTCTCGATCTTGCTGCCGTTGCGCACCACCAGCGCCTCCGCCGAACCGAGCTGGGCCGCGACGAGGAAGGTGACTACCGGCAGATTGCGACTGACCGCGGCCGCGAGCGGGCTGGAACCCACGTAGCCCACCTGCACGTCGCCCGAGGCGACCGCGGTGATCACATCCGCGCCCGAGTCGAACTTGCGCCAGTTGATCTTCGCGTTGGTGGCCTTCTCGTACAGGCCATCGGCCTGCGCGACCTTCGAGGGATCGACCGAAGTCTGGTAGGCGACGGCGACTTCGTCGGCGGCGTGAGCGGCGGTGGCCAGTCCCAAAAGGAACAACGCGGCGGAGGCAAGGCGGTGTGCAGAACGCATGGTGGATCCTTCGTAGGTGAAGTGACGTTGCACGCATTCTTCAATGCAGGCGCGCCACAGGAAACGAAGGCTTCCTCATATGAAAATCAGCGGGGAGCGAATATCCATAAGGGATGCGAGTGCCCTTTCGCGACAATGAAATCCGCCGCGTCCCAGCGGCAGGAATCCATTCCGCAAAGGGAAGTTGGCGGACCCGCGGCGAAGCTCTCCGAGTGTCGTCTTGGTCCCAATATGACTTTCTGGGCAAAGCAGAGGCAGTACGCTAGACCTTGTTCCACCTCTCGCCAGTCCCTGCCTCGCAGCCCCATCTACCTGACCACTTCCACTCTGAATGAGACCGAGTGATGACCGAGCACCTGCCCTACAACGATCAACCAATCGACAACCCGGATGACGACCGATTCGGCGTTGATCCGTTCGCGCGTGCCCTCGCGGCAAGCTTCCGCAAGATGCGCTCGCCCCAAGGAG is a genomic window of Niveibacterium sp. SC-1 containing:
- the tauA gene encoding taurine ABC transporter substrate-binding protein codes for the protein MRSAHRLASAALFLLGLATAAHAADEVAVAYQTSVDPSKVAQADGLYEKATNAKINWRKFDSGADVITAVASGDVQVGYVGSSPLAAAVSRNLPVVTFLVAAQLGSAEALVVRNGSKIEKPADLVGKKVAVPFVSTTHYSLLAALKHWKIDPAKVQIVNLRPPEIIAAWQRGDIDAAYVWDPALGKAKESGKLLTTSAEVGKWGAPTFDAWIVRKDFAEKNPQFVEQFAKVTLDAYAAYRANPKGWVGNTANIEKTARITGAKPEEIAGLLEGNIFPLAKEQAALLGKPTVRAVADTAVFLKDQGKVDQVQSDYGPYVSPSYLKLAASK